From a region of the Sminthopsis crassicaudata isolate SCR6 chromosome 6, ASM4859323v1, whole genome shotgun sequence genome:
- the LOC141547841 gene encoding olfactory receptor 10Q1-like encodes MSSPNTFHLNQSTTTEFVFRVFTTSPKIQALLFCFFLLLYIMTLCGNTAIIWAVFTHTSLHTPMYFFLSNLSLAEICYTTAVVPLMLSNIFGAQRPIPLAGCAAQMFLFYTIAGTECFLLAVMAYDRYVAICHPLHYTLIMTQKRCVQLMVASLSLPFYLELHLTILIFTLPFCGHHLEINHFFCDAPPLLRLACGDTRMHQAIIFVVGFFILTMPFVLISISYIFIANTILRIRSAEGRKRAFSTCSSHLSVVLLQYGCGILAYMRPKSSTAEDEDRQLALVYTFVIPLLNPLIYTLRNKDVKDALKKSMSCTAASKPP; translated from the coding sequence ATGTCTTCTCCCAATACTTTCCATCTTAACCAGTCCACTACTACAGAGTTTGTGTTCCGAGTGTTCACCACCTCCCCCAAGATCCAGGCCCTCCTCTTctgcttctttctccttctatacATAATGACTCTCTGTGGTAATACTGCTATAATCTGGGCCGTGTTTACCCACACTTCCCTCCATACCCCCATGTACTTTTTCCTGTCCAATCTGTCTCTTGCAGAGATCTGTTACACCACTGCTGTGGTACCACTGATGCTCTCCAATATCTTTGGGGCTCAAAGGCCCATCCCATTGGCTGGCTGTGCAGCTCAGATGTTCCTGTTTTACACCATTGCAGGTACTGAGTGTTTCTTATTGGCTGTCATGGCATATGACCGCTATGTGGCCATCTGCCATCCCCTGCATTACACCCTCATCATGACCCAGAAGCGATGTGTCCAACTCATGGTTGCTTCCCTCAGCTTGCCTTTTTACCTTGAACTTCATCTCACAATATTGATATTCACCCTCCCCTTCTGTGGTCACCACCTGGAGATCAACCATTTTTTCTGTGATGCCCCACCTCTCTTACGTCTAGCATGTGGGGACACTCGAATGCATCAAGCTATTATATTTGTTGTGGGCTTCTTTATTCTGACTATGCCCTTTGTGCTTATCTCCATTTCCTATATCTTTATTGCCAATACCATTCTACGAATTCGCTCTGCAGAAGGGCGCAAGAGGGCATTTTCCACCTGTTCCTCCCATCTCTCTGTGGTCCTATTACAGTATGGCTGTGGCATCCTGGCCTATATGCGTCCTAAGTCCAGCACCGCAGAGGACGAGGACCGACAGCTTGCCTTGGTATATACCTTTGTCATACCTTTGCTCAACCCTCTCATTTATACCCTAAGGAATAAGGATGTCAAAGATGCACTGAAAAAATCCATGAGCTGCACAGCAGCCTCTAAACCTCcatga